The genomic interval CTCGCGGCCGGCAGCAATGTGTCCGCACTGATCGCGCTGTGCGCTACACACCGGCCCGACCATGCGGTGATCGCCGACCCATCGGGCTTGACGGCTCTGCGCAGCGGGTTGCGCGCGGCCGGCCTGGCGACGCAGGCCCATGCCGGTATGGCGGCGCTCGATGCGCTCGCGGTCGACGCCGAAGCCTGCGACACGGTGGTCGCGGCGATCGTCGGCGCCGCCGGACTCGACTCCACGCTCGCCGCATTACGCGCCGGCAAGCGGGTGCTGCTGGCCAACAAGGAATCGCTGGTGCTGGCCGGGGATCTGATGATGCGCGCCGCGCGCGAGGCCGGCGCGGTCATCGTGCCAATCGACAGCGAGCACAACGCGATCCACCAGTGCCTGCCCGCCGACGGCGACCGCAGCGGGGTGGCGCGAATCGTGCTGACCGCATCCGGCGGCCCGTTCCGTGGCCGTGACCGGGCGGCACTGGCCGAGGTGACCCCGGCCCAGGCGGTCGCCCACCCCAAATGGTCGATGGGCCCGAAGATCTCGGTCGACTCGGCAACGCTGATGAACAAGGGCCTGGAACTGATCGAGGCCCACCACCTGTTCGCCACGCCGTCCGAGCGCCTGGACGTACTGGTGCACCCGCAGAGCCTGGTGCACTCGCTGGTGGAGTTCATCGACGGTTCCACCCTCGCCCAGCTCGGATTGCCGGACATGCGCACCGCGCTGGCGGTGGGCCTGGGCAGCCCGGAGCGCATCGCCTCGGGCGTGTCGGGGCTGGACCTGCTGCAGCATGGCCGGCTCGACTTCGAGGCGCCCGACACCGACACCTTCCCTTGCCTGGCGCTGGCGCGCGCGGCGTTGATTGCCGGCGGCACAGCCCCGGCGCTGCTGAACGCCGCCAACGAAGTCGCGGTTTCAGCCTTTCTTCAGGGACGGATTCGTTTTCTAGCCATTCCAGCGCTGGTCGAGCATGTGCTCGCCGCGCTCCCCACCCTGCCTGCCGATTCGCTGGACGTGTTGCGCGATGCCGATGCGCAAGCCCGGCGGGCCGCTGGGCAGGCGATCGATTCCGGTGTGGTCCATTGAGCGTGCGCGATGTCTGAATTCTTCGGCTCGGTGTGGTGGCTGATCGTCAGCCTGGGCGTGCTCGTGACCTTCCACGAGTTCGGGCATTACTGGGTCGCGCGCCGCTGCGGGGTCAAGGTGCTGCGCTTCTCGATCGGCTTCGGGCGCGCGCTGTGGTCGCGCCGTGGACGCGACGGCACCGTGTACCAGATCGCGATCCTGCCGCTGGGCGGCTATGTGAAGATGCTCGACGAGCGCGAAAGCCCCGTGCCGGCCGACCAGGCCGCCCACGCCTTCAACCGCGCCTCGGTCTGGAAGCGCATCGCGATCGTGGCGGCCGGCCCGCTGGCCAACCTGCTGCTGTGCGTCCTGCTGCTGTGGGCGATGTTCGTGATCGGTCGCCCCGACTACGCGCCGGTGGTGGGCCAGAGCACCGGCATCGCCGAAGCCTCGGGCCTGCGCCCCGGCGACCGCGTCGACCAGGTCGGCGACCGGGCCACCCCGACCTGGTCGGAGGTCCACCAGGCGCTGCTGCCAGCTGCGCTCGACCATCGCGACATCGCGCTGCACGTCACCGATGCCGGCAACCGGCAGGTCGTGCGCGATCTGCGTCTGTCGCAGTTGCCCGACGACTTCGACCAGCGCCGCTTCACCCAGGCCATCGGTCTGCTGCCGCGGCATCTGCTGGTGCCGCCGCTGGTGGGACGGGTCGAGCCCGACAGCGCCGCCTGGGGCATCCTGGCCGAGGGCGATCGCGTGACCGCGGTGGACGGCAGCCCGGTGCGCGCGTTCGAGGACATCGGTCCGCTGGTCCAGCGGCTGGGCGAACGCGGCGGTGCGGCGATGATCGAGGTCGCGCGCGACGGCGAGCGCCTGGCGCTGGAAATCACTCCCGGGCGCATGGACCTGCCCGAGGGCCGCGGCCAGTACTGGGCGCTGGGCATCGCGCCCCCGCGCAACCTGCCGATGCCCCCGAAGGACGCGATGCAGCGCTACGGCGTGGTCGCCGCCGCCCCGGTCGCGGTCCGCGAAGTCGGCCATCTGGCCGGACAGCTGGTCGGCATGATCGGGCGGGCGTTCTCCGGCCGGGTGGCGCTGGAGAACACCGTCGCCGGGCCGATCACCATCGCCCGGGCGGCCAACACCTACGCCCAACAGGGCGCGGCCTGGTATCTGACGATCCTCGCCCTGCTGTCGCTGAGCCTGGCGATCCTGAACCTGCTCCCGATCCCCCTGCTGGATGGGGGCCACCTGTTGTATTACCTTATCGAGTTGGTCAAAGGCAGCCCCGTGAGCGAGCGCACGATGGTGGCCGGGCAGTATGTCGGCCTGGCCCTGCTGGCCAGCCTGATGGGCCTGGCGTTCTACAACGACATCCTGCAACTGGTGCGCTAGACGA from Luteimonas sp. S4-F44 carries:
- the rseP gene encoding RIP metalloprotease RseP: MSEFFGSVWWLIVSLGVLVTFHEFGHYWVARRCGVKVLRFSIGFGRALWSRRGRDGTVYQIAILPLGGYVKMLDERESPVPADQAAHAFNRASVWKRIAIVAAGPLANLLLCVLLLWAMFVIGRPDYAPVVGQSTGIAEASGLRPGDRVDQVGDRATPTWSEVHQALLPAALDHRDIALHVTDAGNRQVVRDLRLSQLPDDFDQRRFTQAIGLLPRHLLVPPLVGRVEPDSAAWGILAEGDRVTAVDGSPVRAFEDIGPLVQRLGERGGAAMIEVARDGERLALEITPGRMDLPEGRGQYWALGIAPPRNLPMPPKDAMQRYGVVAAAPVAVREVGHLAGQLVGMIGRAFSGRVALENTVAGPITIARAANTYAQQGAAWYLTILALLSLSLAILNLLPIPLLDGGHLLYYLIELVKGSPVSERTMVAGQYVGLALLASLMGLAFYNDILQLVR
- the dxr gene encoding 1-deoxy-D-xylulose-5-phosphate reductoisomerase, coding for MIRRVAVFGATGSIGTSALDVIARHPQRLRASVLAAGSNVSALIALCATHRPDHAVIADPSGLTALRSGLRAAGLATQAHAGMAALDALAVDAEACDTVVAAIVGAAGLDSTLAALRAGKRVLLANKESLVLAGDLMMRAAREAGAVIVPIDSEHNAIHQCLPADGDRSGVARIVLTASGGPFRGRDRAALAEVTPAQAVAHPKWSMGPKISVDSATLMNKGLELIEAHHLFATPSERLDVLVHPQSLVHSLVEFIDGSTLAQLGLPDMRTALAVGLGSPERIASGVSGLDLLQHGRLDFEAPDTDTFPCLALARAALIAGGTAPALLNAANEVAVSAFLQGRIRFLAIPALVEHVLAALPTLPADSLDVLRDADAQARRAAGQAIDSGVVH